One part of the Arthrobacter tumbae genome encodes these proteins:
- a CDS encoding YdeI/OmpD-associated family protein, with translation MAADLPELLLPDAPRWRVWLEENHASSSGVWLVLHKKGGAVTTLTWATALDEALCFGWIDGQARKRDDESSFQRFTPRGPQSIWSLRNVGHIERLEAEGKMRDAGRAAVERAKANGRWERAYAGPATAVVPDDLAAAIAANPDAQAMFDVLTSQNRYALIFRLGQLKTEAGRKKRIEAFVDMLARHEAPYPQKRKP, from the coding sequence ATGGCCGCTGACCTGCCCGAACTGCTCCTGCCTGACGCCCCGCGCTGGCGGGTGTGGCTGGAGGAGAACCATGCGTCGTCGTCGGGAGTGTGGCTGGTCCTCCACAAGAAGGGCGGAGCGGTGACCACTCTGACCTGGGCTACTGCTCTCGATGAGGCTTTGTGTTTCGGCTGGATTGACGGCCAGGCCAGAAAGCGCGACGACGAGAGCAGCTTCCAGCGCTTCACACCGCGCGGGCCGCAGAGCATCTGGTCGCTGCGCAATGTAGGGCACATTGAACGGCTGGAAGCGGAAGGCAAGATGCGGGATGCTGGTCGCGCCGCCGTCGAACGTGCCAAGGCGAACGGGCGGTGGGAGCGCGCATACGCGGGGCCGGCCACCGCCGTCGTGCCGGATGATCTCGCAGCCGCGATAGCGGCGAATCCGGACGCGCAGGCGATGTTTGACGTGCTCACTTCGCAGAACCGGTACGCGCTCATCTTCCGGCTCGGTCAGCTGAAGACAGAGGCCGGGCGGAAGAAAAGAATCGAGGCCTTCGTCGACATGCTCGCACGGCACGAGGCGCCCTATCCGCAGAAGCGGAAGCCCTGA